The nucleotide window attaaattatgtatttataaCAAATACAGTACAGCTAAGTACAGTACAGAACAGCAAAGTAGTTACAGCAATTTAGAATACAAAATTACCACTTTAAGTAAATTATTTTCTTGTTAAATGAACAAatcactttttacagtgtattacaaGAAATGTTTTCTCTAAAATGTGGCTTTCACAATTAGAATTAAGTATCATAAAATACTGGCTTATTTTCTGGCTTATTCCCATTTCCAACAGattaaactatttttaaaatgatttatttaatacaatttATGTTTCTAAATATAGTGGGCTATTTTGTCTTTACTTAGAACCTCTAGATAATTATATATTTGCTTGATATTTTGATGTaaattaaaataacattatatCACATTTTTATTCTACATATTTTTACTTTGTCAAAATAAGGCATTGCAGTATGTTCATTATTTACCTTCCCATAAAATAATTTACTTATATATCttctatataaaataatagaCGTATATATCTTCCATGTaaaattatatgtttatatttttatgcTTGTATTCTCCTCTCTGTAAGGACATGGCCAGCCGTGCTCAAAGCCCTGACCAAAGAGATACTGTGCCCTAGTGGCTCAGCTGGAAGCAAAACTGAATCAGCAACTTTTTAAAGTTCTTTTCAGATCATGCTATTTCCTGCCATATCTCCCAGTGGTTCATTGTCCCATAAATCAGCAGATTTCTGCTCTCACTGTTGGGGCACTGCTGTTGTCCCTGTTTACCCTTCAGAGGGCCTTTCAGTGGGTTTAACTGTTTTGGTAATAGTGGACTAATGCAGTAAAGGCACTGTGAGTAATGAAATATTCATTAGTATTTCTTAGGGAtgaatatattaggcagcgagtgaacagtcagttcctaaAAATGAtaaaggtgttgaagcagggaaCAGGgttatgggcacctaaggcttattaatgcatttggaggtcccacctcaggACCCACTTGCAGGATGGtcttcactcttaaaaatgaagtgcaaatagttctttgagtgaatccatagaagaaccacttctggtttccGAAGAAAcaagattttcattttttagggTGATGGTGTGAAAGGATTTGACCAAAGTTAGAAGATAAAGAGTTGATCACTTCACAAAACCAGTGTACAGTTTATCTTCATCTCCAACAATGGAGTGTTTCAAATGATCAGCAGCCAATTGGTCAACAAAGTGGGTATGACTGGAAAGTCCCAGACACACCCTCAGTGGGTTATATATAATGCTGGAGTTTAGGGTGGTTCACGTAATTCTTCCAACCGGAGCGTTCATATACACCAGTCGTGTGTCTGAGGACAACACCTGCTTTGAAGGTAGAATTTTATTTTTCTCAATCCTCTGTAAATTTCGGTGTTGGAGATTCAGTGTTGGCTGTTCTGAGTAGGGTTTGGTGTGAAGCTGAGGTTCATTGTAGGGAAACTAACCAGCTCTGatttcttcatcttcatgaATTAGCTTCATAAaagctgatgttttggaaataaTGTTTATATTCTGTGTTCTCATATTTCACATTTCAGTCAACGGCTCCACTCAAACCTGAAATGGCTGACGATCAACCCATCACAAACCTTGGTGTGTCCACCTCCTCTGATGAAGGAGATATTCTGAGAGCTCAAGGTTTCAATGTCATCAACGCTAACCTGAACTCCAAGACTTCAGGACCAAAAGTGTGTCTTTGGTACAAGAAGGAGTGTGGTATGAAGCCAATCACCAGGATCCAGTTCTCATTTACGTCTGATATGAAGTCTGGTTTGATCAGTGCTGGGTTTGAACAGATATCAAGGGATCTGAATGCTGGGACCTCTGGAGATCACATCTTTCTTTGGTACCTGTGTGGTGAGAAAGAAGATGACATTCCCATTGTGGACATGAAGGTGACCCTCAACGTGAATGAGGAACCAGAGCTCTTGAAGGATGGCTATGAGCAGCTAGGTTGCGACCTGAACCGCGGTGCTGGGGGAGACTGGGTCTACCTGTGGGTAAAGCGGAAGGAGCCAACCTACATCTATGAGATCACCGCGACCGACAACAGCAGCCGCGACAAATCACTTTACGAGCAAGGGTACACTTGTGTGGATGAAAGCACCAACCGGTATGCCAAGGGAAATCCCATCTTCCTCTGGTACCGCCGCTCAAAAGACAAGAGCAAAGCCCTGAGTAATC belongs to Salminus brasiliensis chromosome 24, fSalBra1.hap2, whole genome shotgun sequence and includes:
- the LOC140546957 gene encoding uncharacterized protein → MADDQPITNLGVSTSSDEGDILRAQGFNVINANLNSKTSGPKVCLWYKKECGMKPITRIQFSFTSDMKSGLISAGFEQISRDLNAGTSGDHIFLWYLCGEKEDDIPIVDMKVTLNVNEEPELLKDGYEQLGCDLNRGAGGDWVYLWVKRKEPTYIYEITATDNSSRDKSLYEQGYTCVDESTNRYAKGNPIFLWYRRSKDKSKALSNLDVSLNPQSEFNLQQKGYTKVITNLNKGSGGADVYVWSLKDGCQKIQGINLLVNPKAMIEYEKAGVEVIDKDLNEGNIGKHPINIAYYAA